CACCCCTCCTCTTCCAGTATGAAAAATCAGGGTctaaaagaaagagacaaagagTAAGATAGTACAGATGAGATGGAggagagagaagaaagagagagctcACACAACTGTTGCAGTCACTGCATCATCTTAGCGATATTCCATGTGGGAAAACAAGGCACTTctgcatcttttatttatttgtttagtggTTTGAATGGGTCTTTGATGCTTTAGAACAACACAACAGTATTTTTAGGGAGAAATTACCCTcaactaaataaacattttgtcatttttaagttttaatattagttttttttttttttttggaacatctGTGTTCcaagattttttcaaaataatacttATTGCACCTTCTGCTTCGATAAATTGAAGTGTAAAGAAAACATGAGCAATTGTAGTGCACCCATAAATATGGCTTATCAAGCGCTTTCTTGCATCTGCACAATCAATGTGAACTAATGGATAAATGTGATCACCTTTCATCTCTGAGAGAAAAGTTCAGCCGACAAAGATACTTTTATACCATGATTATTGATTTTGCTCAATGTAATGGACTTTCTTTCTATTTCTCAATGAAAGAAGCGATCAGCCTCACTGGATTGAAGGCATTAGGAAAGCTGAGTAGTTTTCACCATCACTtaggaagaaaaaatatataattattatgatttttttttgctatctatattttttttatttatatttattctttatatatatatttatgtatgcatcacacattatatatatatatatatatatatatatatatatatatatatatatatatatatatatatatatatattgtgtgtgtgaatgtatgtatTTGCAATTTATTATGAATGATACACTAAAACACTGCATCAATGAAATGTTAAAGTCTGTCATACAACTGAAAGCTATCTCAGTGTGCATCTGGAAATTACTAAGTGGCTTTCATATTTAGTTATTGTCTGGGGGATCCAAACATAATTTCCCTTCGGCTTCTCCATTAGGATTTGATATAAACCAGAATCAGTTCAGACTCAAGCTCCTCATTTCAGCCATTAGTCTGGAGGTACAGCCGCTCATGGAGGTCATAAGTGATTCAGATGCCAATCAGAAACCTTGTTATGTTTTTCTTAAATTCATTTAGAGAAAAGCAGCTTCTGTTAGATGCTGTTTGTAGTGAGCGACAATCATGGCAAATGTCCATCCAAACCTGCAGCGCTCCTTCATTTTTGAGCAGTTAGATGTTCAGCTGCTGTTTCAACAAAATACAGACCCATGCATAGAATGGAAACAGATCATTAACTAATATAAGGACACAGTCCATAGACAGGATGCAGacacacatatcagtattattcaaaaataataattcttttgGGTCAGATATTGCAGGGACATTAATGTACAGGACCAgtgctgaagttttttttttttttttttttttttttttttaagatttagcACTGCTTTTAAATTAATAGACCAATGTCAGTTCTGATATTAGAAGAATGGAAAAAcatttctctctatctctctctcttcctctctctctgtatttctattgctctctcactctctttcactctccCCACTTTATATATAGTGCCCATTACCTTGCTCATAAATTACATCCCAAACTGAATTACTCCTGCTTTTCGCTGTGCCAGGCAAGTTTGATGAATCCTGAGGCACAACACATCATCTCAACAAATCTGCTCCACACTGTCTTCCACCTCTTCAAACCACTTCAAATCATTTTTATTGGTGTGCTATTAAAATTTGTAATTCACACCTGCCATTTCACCTACAGATGGGTGTGTGAGGCAGTGAATGGAAGTGTATGCGCTTTTACTCAGTGAGAAAATACTGAAAACCCACAGGATGAAATTTACACGAAAGTCACATAAGTTTATGCTCGCATGTATGTTTTGCACAGTCTGACCTTTGGTccgagctgtcaatcaaacagacAGCAACAACAGTATTACTAGCAAGCTAGGAGCTTCTCTTCATCCTGCCTTTAGGGAACTCACTgatgtttcagtgttttttttttgttttttgttttttttgttttgttttggccaTTAGCAATTTAAGGGCATAAAAGGATGGGGGGAAATttcgaaaataaaaatatattatccaATATACTACTAACGAAACTGACTGTACAAATAACGAAATACGAATATTTCAAAGAAAActataatgacatttaaaatgagctatcattttctctaagaaggacggtatttatttatatgtttaaattaaaatgtaactacaattttatttaaaatgtactgttcAGTATGTAACTGTTTATTTGTGCACAGCATCACATTTTCTTACACATTCTATTAAAAATTCCGTGGTTTAATCTGCAATCGGTAAAAACGAACATTTCGAGGTGACATTCAAACTGCTGTCATCATGTCGGAAAAAAAGTACTTGTGTGTGTTGATAATGAACTTTCTCCGTGGCCTGTATAGAGAACATGGAATCAGTGCAACATGACACCACTACACTCTTTGTAATTCGACAGCGGGTGCGTCTTATCAGATTGCACCGCGAGCACTGTCATCTTGACTGCGGCTTCTCTGAGGCCCCGCTGCGCTTTTGACGTTCCGCTGGTCTCCGAGAATGTTTGAATGCGTTTGCGTGTGACAGGCAACATGTAATTATCCCTAATTGCGAAAGCATCAACTGAGGACACTTTACATGACCCAGTGTCAATGTAACACAAATGTTTGTCTTAAACTGATAagcacactaatatatatatatatatatatatatatatatatatatatatatatatatatatatatatatatatatatatactcttcaGTATGGTTAAGTATATAAACACTATACATAagtgtttatgtgtttatatacTTAACCATCCTTAAGATTCATTTCATTCTGTGATATCATGGAGGCCTTCTGCTGTTGTGGTCATTAGAAGACtgctaataaaataatcaaaatattaagaaaatgctGTTGAGACGAAAATACATCACATCAAAATGTgccattgcagttttttttaaatgttatttctgtCAATCGTTCTGTATTTTATAGACCTctctttacaataaataataaatacaatacaataattaaaattaaataaaaaatattattattataatgattggaaaagtgttttttaaatccctgttgttttcattttagagACAAGAATCGACTGGttacacttttatttcatttttttttcactccttCGAAACTGGTTAATCTGGGgacagaaatgtaaataaaagtacaaaataatcaTTATACACATGGTGTATTTTATAGGACATGTACAGAACCGTGTTGCTTTTGTGTTTTACACATAGACTCGTTTAATTGCTgcataataagaaatatattttttttcaccaaataaaGAGGTATAAATAGACATGAATTTTGTCAAACATTTGTACGTTTAAGTGTGTAATAGTGTGTCGACCCTTAGCAAGGAATTTTCGTTGTGCGCAAAAGTTAATATTCAATCTTATTGTAAAGATTGTATAATGGTAAAGCTGGTAAATTACTTCCAGGGTAATACAGTGGGGTAGGAAAAGCAATGGACCTCGGAACTGGCACCCGGAGCAACGAATTTTCTCTGAAAACGAGGGGCATCCCAACCAAAGTCTGCGCTGATGCGTGCGCCATGTTCGCAGCTTCCAGTTCCGCAGAGAGCTGCCGTTTCCATTTGTTCCGCCGGTTCTGAAACCACGTTTTCACTTGTGTCTCCGTTAACTGCAGGCTGGAGGCGAGACAGGCTCTCTCGGAGCTGCTCAAATAGCGTTTCATATCGAACGTGGACTCGAGCTGATAAACCTGACTCCGAGAGAAAACCGTGCGCGTCTTCTTCTTGGCGGAGCTGCTCTGTTTGTCCGGGCCTTCACGTTGCCTATCTTCAGAAACGGGAGACATCTGGCTACACGCTCGCTCCTGCTCCTCTTTGTAATCCGGTAGTATGGATGGTGTCAAATGCGGCCGGCGGTCGATCCCATCTTGCACAGGTAGAAGTCCCTTTGTGGCACCTGCAACACAAAGATTTCGCCTTATCAAATTGTGCTGTAAAAACACAGTCCTTCCGATCTATTAATAATAGCTAATTATATAAAGCTTTTGTGCTTCTGTGTGAACGAAATGCATAATTGGATAAATTGATTCAATAAATGGTTGCAAACACGTTTAGTTTTAGTGTGGCACAAAAAGTGCTTTTAAATGTTCGTCCATCATCAAATTCACTCGGTAGGGTTTTTCTATTAGGCTAAACATCGCCATTACTCGATACTTTACACAAGAGTTCATTAAATTTGAACTCCGACTGTTTGATCGACTGTTGAAAGGTTACAAGTGCCctgttaaataaacaatacaatatgACTAGCACTGGTGCACGATATTAATTAAATCGTGTTACATTTAACGCTCAATTGACGAAATGTAGCATTCCCTCTGAAAGCCCGGCATAATCAATTAGCAGACTCGATTAAATTCGGTTAATTATTTGACCTTTCCCCTGTTCACCGAGGCGCGATAATACGTCGGATAAAAACACTACTGaagttttattcagtggtggCAACAAGACAGTCACCACGATGACAAAAACAGTTTGTGCTTTATATAGGGTACTTTCTGAAGTGAGCCctgttttaaaagtgattttttgacTAGACATCAAGGCATCAGAAATGTCTATATTGACGATGGCGGTAAAAAACGGtctcataataaaaatacaaagacacTGGCGATAGAATCACTTACCGAGAAGGGAGAAGTTCAGAGGCTGGTGCGTGTTGCAGGACTCTGGTACACCGGGCTCAGAGCAGTAGCAGTCGCCTGAGTCCTCTCCGGCGCTGCAGTCGTCCTCCGATGACACGGACAGCGTCCGCTTCCTCGGCTGCGCTTTCGGACTGTCCTTTCCAGCTGACCGGACTCCCTCGTTGGAGGTTCCCAGAATGGACTGGATCGTGAAGCTTGAAATGGGGGCAGGCGAGCTCTTGCTTCCGCTGTCCTCCGAATTATTCATTCTCGCCTCATAACAGTTCAAAAATGTTCTAAAAATGATACAATGCCAACGCAGTAATAAGTTCCGCTACACATAGAGAGTGTTCTCTTCAAATTTGAAAATGGTTCTTTAAAGCTGTTGGGACGTtcaaaaaaaacttgtttttcgTGGGCTCAAAAGTGTTCGAATGCATTCCTCTCCACTTCCACGAGCTCTGGTCTCAAGGCGGGTGGAACGTGCCCTCATTTGCATGTAGGTAAGACCGGCGTTGACCAATCACGCGCTGAAAGCGCGCCCGGaaatttcaaattttaaaaagGTTGAGTTCGTCAATGGCTCACGAGAAGTGCAGAGCGCTAGATGAATATGTTAAAAAGGTTAGTCATTTTAACGGAAAAAGAATGtcaaaatgcaacaatg
This region of Carassius auratus strain Wakin chromosome 17, ASM336829v1, whole genome shotgun sequence genomic DNA includes:
- the hmx2 gene encoding homeobox protein HMX2, whose translation is MNNSEDSGSKSSPAPISSFTIQSILGTSNEGVRSAGKDSPKAQPRKRTLSVSSEDDCSAGEDSGDCYCSEPGVPESCNTHQPLNFSLLGATKGLLPVQDGIDRRPHLTPSILPDYKEEQERACSQMSPVSEDRQREGPDKQSSSAKKKTRTVFSRSQVYQLESTFDMKRYLSSSERACLASSLQLTETQVKTWFQNRRNKWKRQLSAELEAANMAHASAQTLVGMPLVFRENSLLRVPVPRSIAFPTPLYYPGSNLPALPLYNLYNKIEY